A stretch of the Desulforamulus ferrireducens genome encodes the following:
- the nhaB gene encoding sodium/proton antiporter NhaB encodes MAQKGLGKAKQMSFGQAFKANFLGKAPDWYKTTILAFLVLNPILMFTVGKYVTGWVLIAEFIFTLAMALKCYPLPAGGLLAIEAVVIGLTNPHSIYYEVEMNLPVILLLMFMVAGIYFMKEGLVYLFSRILIKVRSKVALAFMFSFLGAFLSAFLDALTVTAVIIAVAYGFYNIFHKFASSEKIYEKYDINNDHIVDEKYQEDLEQFRGFLRNLMMHGAVGTALGGATTLVGEPQNLLIGTIMKWDFVDFFVNCAPVSIPVLFAGLLTCIALEVTKFWGYGYQLPESVRKVMEEDVKAKDAAMGTRDRVRLIIMAVCGVLLIFSLALHLAEVGIIGLMIIILLTAFNGVIEEGRIGHAFEEALPFTALLVVFFAVVAVIHDQHLFAPVIQWVLNQEGQNQLVAFFAANGVLSAISDNVFVATVYMTETQKAFEAGGIALDHYNKMAVSINMGTNIPSVATPNGQAAFLFLLTSALAPLIRLSYMEMVKLALPYTIIMSTVGVLATMYLL; translated from the coding sequence ATGGCTCAGAAGGGGTTAGGAAAAGCGAAACAGATGAGCTTTGGCCAAGCATTCAAAGCAAATTTTCTTGGTAAAGCCCCGGATTGGTACAAGACAACAATTCTCGCTTTTCTGGTGTTAAACCCTATTTTGATGTTTACTGTCGGCAAGTACGTTACCGGTTGGGTTTTGATTGCTGAATTTATTTTTACTCTGGCTATGGCGTTAAAATGTTATCCACTCCCTGCGGGTGGTCTGCTGGCCATTGAAGCAGTGGTGATCGGGCTTACTAACCCACATTCGATCTATTACGAAGTTGAAATGAACCTGCCGGTTATTTTGCTGCTGATGTTTATGGTGGCAGGTATTTATTTTATGAAAGAAGGCCTCGTATACCTGTTTTCCAGGATACTGATTAAAGTACGCTCTAAAGTTGCCCTGGCCTTTATGTTTTCATTTCTAGGTGCATTTCTATCTGCTTTTTTGGATGCGCTAACCGTAACAGCGGTGATAATTGCTGTGGCATATGGATTTTACAACATCTTCCATAAATTTGCTTCCAGCGAAAAAATATACGAAAAATATGACATTAATAACGATCATATTGTAGATGAAAAATATCAAGAGGATCTAGAGCAGTTCCGCGGCTTTCTGCGCAATCTAATGATGCATGGCGCTGTGGGTACTGCACTGGGCGGTGCGACAACACTGGTTGGTGAGCCGCAGAACCTGTTGATTGGTACCATTATGAAATGGGACTTTGTTGATTTCTTTGTCAACTGTGCACCAGTGTCTATACCGGTACTATTCGCTGGTCTTCTAACTTGCATTGCCCTTGAGGTTACCAAGTTCTGGGGATATGGCTACCAACTTCCTGAGTCGGTGCGCAAGGTTATGGAAGAAGATGTTAAAGCCAAGGATGCCGCTATGGGTACCCGCGATCGTGTACGTCTGATTATTATGGCTGTCTGCGGTGTGCTGCTAATTTTCTCTCTGGCATTGCATTTGGCAGAGGTCGGTATCATTGGTCTGATGATTATCATTCTGCTTACCGCTTTTAACGGGGTTATTGAAGAAGGACGTATTGGTCATGCCTTTGAAGAAGCACTGCCCTTTACCGCACTGCTAGTGGTATTTTTTGCCGTAGTGGCAGTAATACATGACCAGCATCTGTTTGCCCCTGTTATTCAATGGGTATTGAACCAGGAAGGACAGAATCAGTTGGTGGCTTTCTTTGCGGCAAACGGTGTCCTTTCTGCTATCAGTGACAACGTTTTTGTGGCTACCGTGTATATGACAGAAACCCAGAAAGCCTTTGAAGCTGGCGGTATTGCTTTAGATCATTACAACAAGATGGCTGTTTCCATCAATATGGGTACAAACATTCCTTCCGTTGCCACACCCAACGGTCAAGCGGCCTTCCTGTTCCTGTTAACTTCTGCCCTTGCTCCGCTAATTCGCCTGTCTTACATGGAAATGGTGAAGCTGGCTCTGCCTTACACCATCATTATGTCTACTGTAGGTGTGCTGGCAACAATGTACCTGCTGTAA
- a CDS encoding DUF6323 family protein produces the protein MSFQIIAISSDLLQKQAAADLLKCNEFTAPYGLVLSYREAAELVETRTLALINNGRIELGGGAMERIIRQFCDSPYLNKNNYVETLHDLTEIFYYYKNETLDLISDEDLIKFMRNSFNGVCQGSLDLLAGRELANLAKNLRFGYGAAAVSDLNEWEDEDGAY, from the coding sequence ATGTCCTTTCAAATAATTGCTATTTCTTCTGACCTATTGCAAAAACAAGCTGCGGCTGACTTGCTGAAATGTAACGAATTTACCGCTCCATACGGTTTAGTATTATCCTATCGAGAGGCAGCTGAATTAGTGGAAACCCGTACCTTGGCTTTAATAAACAATGGACGCATAGAATTGGGGGGAGGAGCGATGGAGCGTATTATCCGCCAATTTTGCGACTCGCCTTATCTTAACAAGAATAATTACGTAGAAACACTGCATGATTTAACGGAGATATTTTATTATTACAAAAATGAGACCCTGGATTTAATTAGCGATGAAGACTTAATTAAATTTATGAGGAACAGTTTTAACGGGGTATGTCAGGGCTCCTTGGATTTACTGGCAGGACGGGAATTGGCAAATCTGGCCAAAAATTTGCGCTTTGGCTACGGAGCAGCAGCTGTGAGTGATTTAAATGAATGGGAGGACGAAGATGGCGCATATTGA
- a CDS encoding DUF6179 domain-containing protein produces MAHIEKRYRINSNKLSGEYYFTSILQEAYADGLLSRHDMENIQLQCMKLLTQKCAKYAGYDSSSLRVETAENIMKSNLYTVGLYLKSLPDTDSAVDILITTPILHMYQKGRAIIDDKWSNAKVLYARVKANKINTSNYTYNATLSESGIGSFFRQYDADYAAHDIPASIDYQLCHPVTELTGIEYIEKYLEQLLQENEFCQCFQAEAIHHLLYGFDEGYEDLLINIFEQVITQALGCLMAQRNIRDLELTGAEIGYLNNVLAQEDEQWIAMKIRQVALQVLQELQLASLPQRSYLETCLPRITLNIVRGLRGNTLDKVFITPVNPELKPKTLFLPGEKMSNKDYRRLIEELLMCRHSSDKLALIKEKVKSFADIEDVLLDAMLSETEVFSVLHLLDNTEIAALLQRHPYRDTEDLSESEGVFRVCLKDYINKLPSDRKDQIYKMMNHLVTEV; encoded by the coding sequence ATGGCGCATATTGAAAAGCGATACAGAATTAATAGTAATAAATTAAGCGGTGAGTACTACTTCACCTCAATTTTACAAGAGGCTTATGCCGACGGTCTGCTTAGTAGACACGATATGGAAAATATTCAATTACAATGCATGAAGTTACTAACTCAGAAATGTGCAAAATATGCTGGCTATGACAGTAGTTCGCTAAGGGTGGAAACTGCCGAAAACATTATGAAATCCAACCTTTATACAGTGGGTCTTTATTTAAAATCACTACCCGACACTGATAGTGCGGTGGATATACTCATAACCACCCCAATTCTGCATATGTACCAAAAGGGAAGGGCCATCATTGATGATAAATGGTCTAACGCCAAGGTTCTTTATGCAAGGGTGAAAGCCAACAAAATAAATACGTCCAACTACACATATAACGCAACCCTTAGTGAGAGTGGAATAGGTAGCTTCTTCCGGCAATACGATGCCGATTATGCAGCCCATGATATTCCAGCATCAATTGATTATCAACTCTGTCATCCGGTTACGGAACTAACAGGTATTGAGTATATAGAAAAATACTTAGAGCAGCTTCTCCAGGAAAATGAATTTTGCCAGTGTTTTCAGGCCGAAGCTATACATCATTTGCTTTATGGATTTGACGAAGGATATGAAGATTTACTGATCAACATTTTTGAACAGGTAATTACACAAGCGCTAGGTTGTCTGATGGCCCAACGCAATATTAGGGATTTAGAGCTGACGGGAGCAGAAATAGGATATCTCAATAATGTACTGGCTCAGGAGGATGAACAGTGGATAGCTATGAAAATCCGTCAGGTAGCTTTGCAAGTGCTTCAAGAGTTGCAACTTGCCAGTTTACCTCAACGCAGTTACCTGGAAACATGTCTGCCGCGCATCACATTAAATATTGTCCGGGGGTTAAGGGGAAATACATTGGACAAGGTTTTTATCACACCCGTTAATCCAGAATTAAAACCTAAAACTCTGTTTCTGCCCGGTGAAAAAATGAGTAATAAGGACTATCGAAGGCTCATAGAGGAGTTGTTGATGTGCCGACATTCATCGGATAAACTAGCCCTTATCAAAGAAAAGGTCAAATCCTTTGCTGATATTGAAGATGTGCTGTTAGATGCCATGCTCAGTGAAACTGAAGTGTTCTCTGTTTTGCATCTGCTGGACAATACAGAAATCGCTGCCCTCCTGCAAAGACACCCGTACCGTGATACTGAGGATTTATCAGAATCTGAAGGGGTATTTCGGGTATGTTTAAAAGATTATATTAATAAACTACCCAGTGATCGGAAAGACCAAATTTATAAAATGATGAACCATCTTGTGACAGAAGTTTAA
- a CDS encoding ATP-binding protein, with product MRYEAKTKAQLISKIKELGLAYDKLQQLFQMIPIGLVVTDNTGNITMTNNFAECIFDKYQQPKKLLDILQREKNQRKVEVAIPSGNKELITAVISSPISAEEQSSMGKIIIIQDITKQKMLEKERDQLIEELSNKNRILEKQRQSLEVLVKERTKKLTEANNQLNSLLESIQDCFFTLDKEFRFTYVNNQLQKRYPQEELLGKYLWEVFPEVKDSGFYHQLLAGTEQAVQDFDVYSNKNYWQFRFYPHDDGVAVLAKDITDKVKYEKEMSRLAGLDLIGQMAASISHEVRNPMTTVRGFLQMLSEKEECLAYCNYFTLMIEELDRANAIITEYLSLGRNEPSELTKQDLNTIVRALIPLIQADALGQDKYLETDLQDLPELLLNSKEIRQIILNLCRNGLEAMPRGKCLKIKTYREDDFAILAIQDQGTGIKPEVLKKLGSPFFTTKPQGNGLGLTICYNIAERHQAKIEVTTGNTGTTFRVKFKVN from the coding sequence ATGAGGTATGAAGCTAAAACCAAAGCACAATTAATTTCCAAAATAAAAGAGCTAGGCCTTGCCTATGATAAATTACAGCAGCTATTCCAAATGATACCCATCGGTTTGGTTGTTACCGATAATACTGGGAACATAACCATGACTAATAACTTTGCCGAGTGTATCTTTGATAAATACCAGCAGCCTAAAAAACTACTGGATATATTGCAAAGGGAAAAAAATCAGAGGAAAGTAGAAGTAGCAATACCCAGTGGTAACAAAGAATTAATTACTGCAGTCATTTCTAGCCCTATCTCTGCTGAAGAACAAAGTTCCATGGGTAAAATTATTATCATCCAGGATATTACAAAGCAAAAAATGTTAGAAAAGGAAAGAGATCAATTAATCGAGGAACTATCAAACAAGAATAGGATTCTGGAAAAGCAACGGCAAAGCCTTGAGGTATTAGTTAAGGAACGAACAAAAAAACTGACAGAAGCCAATAATCAACTTAACAGCCTGCTGGAAAGTATTCAGGATTGTTTCTTTACCCTGGACAAGGAGTTCCGTTTCACCTATGTCAATAATCAGCTCCAAAAAAGATACCCACAAGAAGAATTATTGGGTAAATACCTCTGGGAAGTTTTTCCCGAGGTTAAGGATTCAGGGTTTTATCATCAGTTGCTGGCTGGAACGGAACAAGCTGTTCAAGATTTTGATGTGTACTCGAACAAGAACTACTGGCAATTCCGCTTTTACCCCCATGACGATGGTGTTGCTGTTCTTGCCAAGGATATCACAGATAAGGTGAAATATGAAAAAGAAATGAGCCGGCTGGCCGGCCTCGATTTAATCGGTCAAATGGCAGCCAGTATCAGCCACGAAGTTAGGAACCCCATGACTACAGTGCGAGGCTTTTTGCAAATGCTTAGTGAGAAAGAGGAATGTCTGGCCTACTGCAACTATTTTACTTTAATGATTGAGGAACTGGACCGAGCCAATGCCATAATTACTGAATATCTGTCCCTGGGTAGAAATGAGCCCTCAGAATTAACTAAACAGGATTTAAATACCATTGTCCGGGCCCTTATCCCTCTAATTCAGGCCGATGCCCTGGGCCAGGATAAATACCTGGAAACAGACCTGCAAGATCTGCCGGAGTTACTTTTAAACAGTAAAGAAATACGTCAGATTATCCTTAATCTATGCCGCAATGGACTGGAGGCTATGCCCCGGGGAAAGTGCCTGAAAATCAAAACCTATCGGGAAGATGATTTTGCAATCTTAGCCATACAGGATCAAGGAACTGGTATCAAACCGGAAGTCTTAAAGAAATTGGGTAGCCCTTTTTTCACCACTAAGCCGCAGGGCAATGGCCTAGGTTTGACTATTTGTTATAACATTGCAGAACGTCATCAGGCAAAAATCGAAGTGACCACGGGAAATACCGGCACTACCTTTCGTGTAAAGTTTAAAGTCAATTAA
- the menA gene encoding 1,4-dihydroxy-2-naphthoate octaprenyltransferase — MIKTWFLALRPWSFTAAVVPVTLGSVLAWHHGYGDFSLFVLTLIGGILLQAGTNLINTYGDYIAGVDTPESALTCPQLVKNQLKPHQMKMAGIGAFLGAALFGSYLVYLRGWPILLLGSIGIIFGYTYTLGPKPYKYAGLGSIMVFFLMGPLMVSGAYYVQTGFFDWLAFWVSLPIGFLVAGILHANDLRDVNFDYRAGIKTLALILGWDKGFLLHYLLNIGAFLSLLILLGTNKLPFTAILPLLLIPQLVSIIKKTRASWQGNQECLIMLEANAAKLHMQFGLLFIGGFLLEFIF; from the coding sequence GTGATTAAGACCTGGTTTTTAGCCCTAAGGCCTTGGTCTTTTACAGCCGCGGTAGTGCCGGTAACTCTGGGGTCAGTGTTGGCATGGCATCATGGTTATGGCGATTTTTCATTATTTGTTCTTACTCTTATTGGGGGTATATTATTGCAAGCCGGAACAAATCTAATCAATACCTATGGGGATTATATTGCCGGAGTTGATACTCCGGAGTCTGCCTTAACCTGTCCTCAACTGGTTAAAAATCAACTAAAACCTCACCAGATGAAAATGGCTGGCATTGGGGCTTTTTTGGGGGCAGCTTTGTTTGGTAGTTATTTAGTGTATTTACGGGGTTGGCCCATATTATTATTGGGTAGTATTGGCATTATTTTTGGCTATACCTATACTTTAGGACCAAAACCATATAAATATGCTGGCTTAGGTTCTATCATGGTTTTCTTTTTAATGGGGCCATTAATGGTTAGCGGGGCATATTATGTGCAGACTGGATTTTTCGATTGGCTAGCCTTTTGGGTTTCTTTACCCATTGGTTTTCTGGTAGCCGGTATTTTACACGCCAATGATTTGCGAGATGTTAACTTTGATTATCGGGCAGGGATTAAGACCTTAGCTCTGATTTTGGGCTGGGATAAAGGTTTCCTACTACACTACTTATTAAATATTGGTGCTTTTTTGTCGCTTTTAATTTTGTTAGGTACTAATAAATTACCTTTTACAGCCATCCTACCTTTGCTACTTATTCCGCAGTTAGTTAGTATTATTAAAAAGACACGGGCATCCTGGCAGGGTAATCAGGAGTGTTTAATTATGCTTGAAGCCAATGCCGCAAAGCTTCATATGCAGTTTGGTTTATTATTTATTGGGGGTTTTTTGTTGGAATTTATCTTTTAG
- a CDS encoding CPBP family intramembrane glutamic endopeptidase translates to MQHSRIRNGHILITIALAVVFWYITFSAKLFNFWLSMGVAATTLAILAIIWGGFPYHREQLNLRCIVIGVGSALLLYLIFFVGNYLSQLMFNFAQPQISSIYQIRSQAEAIVITLVLLFITSPGEEIFWRNFLQRWSMQRFGGFIGWLMAAGIYAGVHIASGNFMLTMAALTAGLFWGYIYWKERNTLMVTISHAIWTTSIFVFYPLM, encoded by the coding sequence GTGCAACACAGTAGAATAAGGAACGGTCATATTCTTATTACCATTGCCCTAGCCGTTGTATTCTGGTATATAACCTTCTCGGCCAAGCTATTTAACTTTTGGCTTTCCATGGGGGTAGCGGCTACCACCTTGGCTATCCTGGCCATAATCTGGGGAGGTTTTCCATATCATAGAGAACAACTTAATCTGAGATGCATTGTCATAGGAGTGGGTTCCGCTCTCCTGTTATATTTGATTTTTTTTGTGGGGAATTACTTGTCTCAATTAATGTTTAACTTCGCTCAGCCGCAAATTTCATCCATCTATCAAATCCGCTCCCAGGCAGAAGCTATTGTGATTACCTTAGTCTTACTTTTTATTACCAGTCCGGGCGAAGAAATTTTTTGGCGGAACTTTTTACAAAGATGGTCAATGCAAAGATTTGGTGGATTTATTGGTTGGCTAATGGCAGCGGGGATTTATGCCGGTGTACATATAGCTTCTGGCAACTTTATGCTGACCATGGCTGCTCTCACAGCCGGCTTGTTTTGGGGATATATCTACTGGAAAGAAAGAAATACTCTCATGGTAACCATATCCCATGCTATTTGGACAACCAGCATATTTGTCTTTTATCCCCTAATGTAG